The Pseudoalteromonas luteoviolacea DNA window ATATGCAGGATTCAATTGAGTATAAAGAACAGTGCGGTGACCGAGTACACTCGGATCAAGGTGCTAAAGGTACTGAGGAATCTGCAAGGTCATGTTCAGATAGTGAACTGTGTGGAATTGAAAGAAAGCGATGAGTGACAGTTTGTAAAGGGGGTTTACGGGAACAGAAAAAGCCGCATATAGCGACTTTATCCAGGGGGTAATCAAATAGGTTGCTTACTAAGATTAACTCTCGTTTTCTAGCAGCTTGCCTTTGCCGATTTCAATTTTTCTCGGTTTCAATGCTTCAGGCACTTCTCTTTCTAATTTGACGACCAGTAATCCGTTTTCTAGTTCTGCACCGATGACTCTGACATGATCGCCAAGCTGGAAGCTTTGTTCAAAATTACGTTCAGCGATGCCTTGGTGTATAAATTTACGCTCTACACTCTCTTCTTTATTAGCTTTTTGACCTTTGATCCTGAGCGTATTGTTCTCAGACTCTATATGTAATTCACTTTCGCTAAACCCGGCCACAGCCATAGTGATTTGGTATTTGTCTTGGTCTAGTGCTTCGATGTTATATGGTGGATAACTTGCTTGCTTGCCATTGTGGGCAGCACGGTCCATAAGTGATGCTAAATGATCGAAGCCAATGAATGAACGGTATAGTGGAGTTAGATCTACGTTGCGCATAATAATATCCTCTTAATAAGCGATAATGTTTGTTTACCCTTCTTGTGAACTGATAAACAAACTAAAAAAATAACATTTGTTTTGGTTGGGACCCTGTCGGCGTCCTCACAATACTATCTATGGACGGGGCAAATAGTTTTCAAGTAAAAAATTAAAATAAATTTTAAAAAGCCCAATTTTCGGGCTTTTCCGAGGAGTTCTAGCATAGTTTGGATTTGCCTGAATACACAGTAAAGCGCTTTCCAATATGTACTTGCTCATTTTTAAAGCCAACAAAAGGGACGTGATGCCAATTTGCTTGTAGTCGTTCTTTATTGATCTCCAATGTCACGAACCCGCGGTTCGCGAGATCAACATATCGAATGTGTGGATTTTCGGGCATTAAGATTTTGCCAACGTCTCCGACAAGTTGCTGTAAACCTGGCACAGGAATGGAGGGGGAGGTCACCGATGAAGTCACAATTTCAACAGCAACAGCACCATCATGGGTAAAGCGGTTATATTTTTGCCAGTCGTAAGGGTCTTTACAGATGTTGGCTGCCCAAGATGAATGCACATCTCCGGTTAATATAACGGCGTTATTGATGTGGTTGTGTTCGATAAAATCTAATAGTCGATTTCTGGCTGCTGGATATCCATCCCAAGAATCTGTATTAATTGGCTTACCAAGCATCTGAATCTGCATCATTTGCACTTGCTGACCAATCAACTGCCATGTTACACCATTACGTTTGGCATCTAGCAAGTTGTCTTGTAGCCATTGCTCTTGTTCGTAGCCGAGTAATGTGCGTTGTTCATCTAGGCGTGCTGGATCTTTCACATCGACTTGTTGCTCCCTGCCGATAAAACGCGTATCTAACATATTAAGTTCGGCCAGTTTACCAAACCGAAAACGGCGGTATGCTTTTTCTCTGGCTGCATGTTGAGGCTCTCTTATTGGCATCCACTCATAATACGCTTGAACGGCAGCATGGCTGCGCACTTGCCATGTGCCTTCACCATCATTATGGTTTTTAGCACCTTCTCGCCATGCATCATTGGTAAACTCGTGGTCATCCCAAATACAGATCATCGGGTGGGTTTGATGCAATTTTTGCAGATCAGTATCCGTTTTATAGCAGGCATGTCTTTGGCGGTAGTCGGATAATGTCACCATTTCGTGATTTGGTGTTACTTTACGATTCCATAAAAAAGGGTTTCTGTAGATGTCTTTATTGCCATACTCGTATAAATAATCACCCAGATGCAGTACCGCATCTAAGTCTGCAATCTCTGCGATACGTGCATACACATTAAAGTAGCCGTAACTGAAGTGAGAGCATGATGCCATCGCTAACTTGATATTGCTGACATCATATTCTGGTAGAGTTTTGGTTCTTCCTGTTGGTGAGATAAGTGGCTCATCGAGCTCATCGATAATAAAACGGTATACATATCGGGTGTTTTCTTGCAGGCCTTTGGCATCTACTTTTACAGTAAAGTCTTGCGCTTGGCTCGTTATCACGTGACCACTAGTAATGATGTTAGAAAAACTACTATCTGCCGCAACTTGCCAAATTACTTTCACTGTCAATGTGTCGATATCAACGCGCTCTTTTACTTCTTTTGGAATGGTTACTCTAGTCCACAATATCACGCTATCTGATAGGGGATCTCCACTGGCCACGCCATGGCTGAAAGGGTTTTCAGAGAAGGTGCAGCCCGATAGTGAGAGGCTCAGAGGTAAGCTTGAGATGATCATGCTGCTTTTAACAAATTGGCGACGAGAAATGTTCATAAGTATTTACTCTAATTTTGGTGTTTTTTGTCTATTTAACTCCGTAATCGTTAAACTTTTATTTCTTAACTGTAAATTTATAGGAAGGATAAATTTATAAGTGTGATTATTTAAATAGTATAAATATCGACCTTGTGTTATCCAGTAGGACGATGAGTATGCTTTAAATCGCAAAAATGATAATATTATGCCATTAAAAATAAGGTGTTATATAAAAAATGATACTTTTATACGGGTTAACTTTCGCTAAATGGTATCGTCTTTAAGCGATAATGTTATCTACATCTTATTGTGTATTTTGTGATTTTACTGGGTTAAATGTTGAATTATTGTTCTTCTTTTGAGGAAACATATTGTTTAACCAGTGAGTTACACTAAACTTGTTGCACATGCAGTATGTAGATAGCGCTATTGTGACTTTAAAACTAAATAGGTTCGGGAATACCGTACGTTTGAGATAAATATTATGAAAAAAAATCTGCGACTCACATTATCCACATTGTCTTTTTTGATGGTTACAAATACGGTTATTGCGAGTGATTGGTCTTCAACTATTACCGGTGCTTCGGACTATACATTTAATGGTATCAGCCAAACTGAAAATGATTTTGCTTTGCAAGCTAGCCTTGATTACAGCAACTCTGAAACAAATTGGTATGCAGGCTCTTGGGCCTCAAACGTCGATTTTGATGATGGCACAGATGTGGAAGTGGATATTTACTTTGGCAAAACTTGGTCATTAACTGATGCAATCAGCTTAGATGTTGGCATGGCATACTACAGCTATTACGGTGGAGACGATTCGAGTGATATTAACTATCCAGAAGCGTACACCAAGTTTGGTTTTGATAATGCTTTAGGTACGACAGAATTTAATTTTTGGTATAGCTGGGATTATGCGGGTCAAGATGAAGAGCACGTAATTACAACTCTGTCACATACCATTGAAGTAGCCGACAATCATGATATTTCTTTAAGCTATACGGTGTCTAACTATGTCGGTGGAGATCAGACTTGGGATGGAACGGACAGTTCTTACCACCACTATGAAATAGCTTACTCCACCAGCTTGTCAGGCTTTGACTTATCGATTGCCGCTGAAGATACTTCCATCGATTCGGATACCTCGGACGAACGAATTGCGTTTTCAGTGTCTCGCACTTTTGACTTCTAACATCTAGACACAAAAAAGCCGGACTATGTCCGACTTTTTTAGAGTGAGCTTGTCGATTACTTCTTCACAATCGCGTTGTGGTAAACGTTTTGAACGTCGTCACAGTCTTCAAGCATGCCCATGAATTTTTCGAAGTTTGCAATGTCATCTTCGTTTTCGATTTCAACATGAGTTTGCGGGATCCACGTGATTTCGTCTACTTCGAATGTAATGCCTTCAAACGCTTCAGTTAATGCAGTCTTTGCTTTGAAGTACTCAGTGTTAGGTGCGAATACAGACACTTTACCGTCTTCTACTTCAACATCTGTCACGTCAACGTCAGCCATCATTAATGCTTCTAGTACTGATTCATCATCGTCACCTGCAAATCCTAAAATTGCAAAGTGATCAAACATGTGTGCAACACAGCCTGGGCTACCGATTTTTGAATCGGTTTTAGTAAATGGAAGGCGTACATCTTTGATTGTACGATTTGGGTTGTCAGTTAAGCAGTCAACGATAACCATACAGTTACCTGGACCATAACCCTCATAACGTGCTGGCGAGTAATCTTCACCAGCACCACCAGCCGCTTTTTCGATTGCTTTGTCGATTACGTGTGCTGGAACCTGATCTTTCTTAGCTTTTTCGATCAAACGACGAAGGGATAGGTTTGTTTCAGGATCTGCGCCGCCATTCTTTGCAATTACATAGATCTCTTTACCGTATTTGGAGTTTACCTTAGTTTTTGCCGCTGCCGTTTTTGCCATGGCGTTTTTGCGGACTTCAAATGCTCTACCCATCTTAATTCTCGTTATTTGAAATTCAATTGCACAAGATTCTAACAAGACTCGGCGCGTTGGGCTATACCCTATTGGGCGCGAGGCCTGCGATAAAGCAGGTTTATTACCATAAAATGAATGCGTCAGGCTAATTGGTGTTGGTATTTAAGGTTATTTTGCTCGATCAGAGGTAAAAACGCTTCCCAATGGCGAAATATGATGTCTGCTTTTTGTGAGTAATCAGGTGTTATATCAGGTGAATATAAACACGAGATCATGTTTGCGTTATTCGCCGCTTCAATATCATATAGGTAATCTCCAACGTATATACATGCACTGTTAGGCATGCCCCATTGCTTCGCAACGAGATTGAGTGCAGCAGGGTTGGGCTTGGCGGGAGCATCATCACGGGTCAGGATGAGTTCTATGGGTAAGTTGCAGCGCTCGAGCTTGATTTGCGCAGCTTTGGCAAAGTTCCGGGTCACAATGGCCATCGGAAAGCCTTTATTAGACAGCTCGAATATGGCCTGCTTTACCCCGGGTAAAAATTCAGCTTGGTGTGCGTCTTGCATTTCATGTTGGTGAATAAGCGACATAGCTTCTTCACGCATATATGGGGATGGCAGTGCATTGATAAACTCAAGTAAATCTTCCTCTCTTGGACATCCAAGCTGTGCTTTCATCATTGCGAAATCAAGATTGGAGGTCACTAATGTGCCATCCAAGTCAAAAATAATTCCTTTAATCATGCGTTTCTTACCTCGTATTCCATAGCAAGACACTCTGCCTGCCTTTAACCATAGAGTACGTCAATTAAGGTTGCAAAGATCACAGTAAAAAATAATCAAATGAGGTAACAGGACTTACCTGAGCGTCATAAAAAGCGCAAAAATCACGAGTTTTGAGTTTTTTAAATACGGGCACTTTCACTGTGTTTTGTCATGAACTTGTTTAACTCAACAGTGGCGCTAATTTACCACTATTTAGTACAAGTTAAGGGCTTTTGGATATGAGACGAGCCATCTATGTACGTATTGGCTATCAGTAAATGTTTTTTAAATTTATCTTAAAATTCATATCATTGGCTGTTAAAGTAATAAATAAACACCACACAATAACGATAAATAAAGGTGTCCCTCATGGCTTATTTAATTACTACCGCGATATTAATTGCATGCTGTATGGTATTTTTCATACCATCTATGAGGCAGTTTACCAAAGAGAATGAACTGGTAAGTAACTTTGCGCTAACGATGGTCGCAACGCTTATTGGTGTGCTATTAGCAATAGCCATCAGTAATTATGATGAAGACGAAAAAGAGCGCCGAGACTTAATTAAGCTACTTCATGCTGCTAAAGCGGTGGCGACAGAAAGCCTTGAATATAGTCAGGCGGTTATGGCGTTTTACCAGAGTAATGAAGCGGGTTCTGAAACTAAGTATTCGAAACAACAATTCTTCAAAGATAACCCACTCCCCTACCCTGAGTATCTCGACGCACTGATGTCTCAGCAGTTATTTATTAAAAACTTGTCCCAAGAATCACTGACAGAACTTAGTGAATCTCTTATTTTGATGAAACGAGCAAATACACATAGGCCACATCTTTTTTTGTCGAGTTTGAGTTTTGTGCTGTATGTATTAGAGCAAGAACAGCGTTATCAAAAGGGGGAGATTTCATTACATGAATTGGAAAAGGCGCTAAGGGAGCGAGAGGCTCAACTTGAAGAAGAAGGAAATTAAATTGATGTTTAAAATACCACGTAATGCTAGAACCTATATAGCACAGTCGATTTTTGTTAGTACGCTGGCGGTTTCTAGCCTTAGCTTTGCAAAAGGCGCCACACAGATCTTATCTGCGCAGCAGGTGAGCGAGGATATTAAGGCGTTTGTCTCGCTTTTACACCAAAGGTATGCGTACCTTGATACAAAAAATGTGGATCAAACGTCATTTGAAGCGTGTCTGCAAAAAGAAGTTGCCCAAATCAAAACAGTCAATGCCTTATCTGGCCACTTGAATCGCTGCTTTGAGTTTTTTTATGATCAACATAGTGAAATCCGACCACGTCCTCGAGATTATTATTTGCCTATGCCGACCGCTTTGACCATGTGGGCTGAAGTTAAAGATGATGCTGCTACCATCATTTCAATCCCGCATAATGGCTATGCACATAAGATTGGTTTTAGAGCGGGCATGAAGATTGAACAGATAAACCACAAACCCGTTTTTGAAGCCATTAAATCGGCCAATATTTCAGGACAAAAGAGTGCACAGACTTGGGTGCTTAATCGATTATTGACTGGTTCTCGCCATCAGAAAATTGTATTGACTGTAAGTTGGCAAGGGCAACCACAGACGCTCACAATCGACACACGACAAGTCGTTGCCGACATCTTACAAGATAAACCAATCTTGACGAGCCAATGGATGGGCGACATTGCGTATATTCGACCCGAGAACAGTCTAGGTAACAATGCGTTGATCTCTGCGTTTGACCAAGCGTTGGCTGAATTTAAGGACGCGTCCGCTTTAATTTTGGATTTACGCAACACCCCAAGTGGTGGTAACAGCGATGTGGCGCGTGGCATTATGAGCCGCTTTATCTCTGAGCGTTTTCCATACCAAGAACATGAGCTGGTGGCGGTAGAGCGTGAATTTGGTGTGAAAAGGCGCTGGCAAGAGTTTGTCTATCCTAGAGGCGATAATACATTTACTAAGCCTTTGGTGGTGCTCAGCAATCGCTGGACTGGGAGTATGGGTGAGGGAATGACCATAGGTTTACATGGCATGCAACGCGCGACCGTCATCGGTACGCCTATGGCGCAGTTGCTAGGCGCCATTTCTGGTCATACACTGACGCACTCTCAGTTAAATGTGGTGATCCCCGTTGAAAAGCTATTTCATATCAATGGCACGCCCAGAGAAGCATTTTTACCTGATATTGTGATCGATCACATCGACAATATTGAGAACGAAGATCTTGCGCTTAAAGCAGGTTTACGTCATTTGTCAAAATTAGCAAGCAAAGCCAATTAACAAGTCGATTTAAATAAGCCATGTAAGTCACAGCCTACATAACAGTTAAGCTGTGACTGATTAAACTTATACGCAGAGAAGCTTATCCTGCATTAAGCCTTAACATTCCCTTTGCCTCTGGTGCTGGTAATAATTCCTGATTTGTCTGTGGTTGAGTTTTGAAGTTAGCGACTTGCTGCAGCAGGTGCTGCGCTTGTTGCCTCATTACTTGACTGGAATGCGTTGATTGCTCAACCAAATGCATGTTGTTTTGGGTCTCATTGTCCATTTGCGCTATGGTCGAAGATACCGCAGCCACACCTTCAGATTGCTCTTGGCTGGCGGAGGTAATTTCTGTGATCATCATATTGACCTCTTTAACGACGTGAATGAGTTGATTGAAGGTGTCACCTGATGCTGATACAAGTTGGCTCCCCTTGGCAACGGCTTGGGAGCTATCTTGAATAAGCCCTTTTATTTCTTTTGCTGCAGAGGCACTGCGTTGTGCTAGGTTTCTAACTTCACTGGCAACAACAGCAAACCCTCTACCCGCCTCCCCAGCTCTAGCCGCTTCCACAGAGGCATTAAGAGCCAGCAAGTTGGTTTGAAACGCGATTTCATCAATAACACCAATAATGTCTGAAATTCGGCTGCTGCATGATTCTATTTCATTCATAGCTGCAACGGCATTCGTGACAGTTTCGCCGCCTTGTTGTGCTTTTTCCATAACTTCGTCAGCATGATCAGAGACATCTTTAGCACTTTTTGCATTTTGTTGTACTGTGACGGTTAATTCTTCC harbors:
- a CDS encoding Hsp20 family protein, whose translation is MRNVDLTPLYRSFIGFDHLASLMDRAAHNGKQASYPPYNIEALDQDKYQITMAVAGFSESELHIESENNTLRIKGQKANKEESVERKFIHQGIAERNFEQSFQLGDHVRVIGAELENGLLVVKLEREVPEALKPRKIEIGKGKLLENES
- a CDS encoding alkaline phosphatase D family protein gives rise to the protein MNISRRQFVKSSMIISSLPLSLSLSGCTFSENPFSHGVASGDPLSDSVILWTRVTIPKEVKERVDIDTLTVKVIWQVAADSSFSNIITSGHVITSQAQDFTVKVDAKGLQENTRYVYRFIIDELDEPLISPTGRTKTLPEYDVSNIKLAMASCSHFSYGYFNVYARIAEIADLDAVLHLGDYLYEYGNKDIYRNPFLWNRKVTPNHEMVTLSDYRQRHACYKTDTDLQKLHQTHPMICIWDDHEFTNDAWREGAKNHNDGEGTWQVRSHAAVQAYYEWMPIREPQHAAREKAYRRFRFGKLAELNMLDTRFIGREQQVDVKDPARLDEQRTLLGYEQEQWLQDNLLDAKRNGVTWQLIGQQVQMMQIQMLGKPINTDSWDGYPAARNRLLDFIEHNHINNAVILTGDVHSSWAANICKDPYDWQKYNRFTHDGAVAVEIVTSSVTSPSIPVPGLQQLVGDVGKILMPENPHIRYVDLANRGFVTLEINKERLQANWHHVPFVGFKNEQVHIGKRFTVYSGKSKLC
- a CDS encoding TorF family putative porin, coding for MKKNLRLTLSTLSFLMVTNTVIASDWSSTITGASDYTFNGISQTENDFALQASLDYSNSETNWYAGSWASNVDFDDGTDVEVDIYFGKTWSLTDAISLDVGMAYYSYYGGDDSSDINYPEAYTKFGFDNALGTTEFNFWYSWDYAGQDEEHVITTLSHTIEVADNHDISLSYTVSNYVGGDQTWDGTDSSYHHYEIAYSTSLSGFDLSIAAEDTSIDSDTSDERIAFSVSRTFDF
- a CDS encoding YebC/PmpR family DNA-binding transcriptional regulator; translation: MGRAFEVRKNAMAKTAAAKTKVNSKYGKEIYVIAKNGGADPETNLSLRRLIEKAKKDQVPAHVIDKAIEKAAGGAGEDYSPARYEGYGPGNCMVIVDCLTDNPNRTIKDVRLPFTKTDSKIGSPGCVAHMFDHFAILGFAGDDDESVLEALMMADVDVTDVEVEDGKVSVFAPNTEYFKAKTALTEAFEGITFEVDEITWIPQTHVEIENEDDIANFEKFMGMLEDCDDVQNVYHNAIVKK
- a CDS encoding HAD family hydrolase, whose translation is MIKGIIFDLDGTLVTSNLDFAMMKAQLGCPREEDLLEFINALPSPYMREEAMSLIHQHEMQDAHQAEFLPGVKQAIFELSNKGFPMAIVTRNFAKAAQIKLERCNLPIELILTRDDAPAKPNPAALNLVAKQWGMPNSACIYVGDYLYDIEAANNANMISCLYSPDITPDYSQKADIIFRHWEAFLPLIEQNNLKYQHQLA
- a CDS encoding S41 family peptidase encodes the protein MFKIPRNARTYIAQSIFVSTLAVSSLSFAKGATQILSAQQVSEDIKAFVSLLHQRYAYLDTKNVDQTSFEACLQKEVAQIKTVNALSGHLNRCFEFFYDQHSEIRPRPRDYYLPMPTALTMWAEVKDDAATIISIPHNGYAHKIGFRAGMKIEQINHKPVFEAIKSANISGQKSAQTWVLNRLLTGSRHQKIVLTVSWQGQPQTLTIDTRQVVADILQDKPILTSQWMGDIAYIRPENSLGNNALISAFDQALAEFKDASALILDLRNTPSGGNSDVARGIMSRFISERFPYQEHELVAVEREFGVKRRWQEFVYPRGDNTFTKPLVVLSNRWTGSMGEGMTIGLHGMQRATVIGTPMAQLLGAISGHTLTHSQLNVVIPVEKLFHINGTPREAFLPDIVIDHIDNIENEDLALKAGLRHLSKLASKAN